One region of Oryza sativa Japonica Group chromosome 10, ASM3414082v1 genomic DNA includes:
- the LOC4348621 gene encoding GABA transporter 1, which produces MSPARGGTPEEEGGGADVEKAAAETGGRGTWRHAAFHVATTIATPAAYAPLPFALASLGWPLGVCSLVTGTLVTWCSSLVVASLWQWNGDKHTSYKLLAKSIFGPWGYWYVSFFQQVASIGNNIAIQIAAGSSLKAVYKHYHTTDDGAMTLQQFIILFGAFELLLSQLPDIHSLRWVNAACTASTIGFAGTAIGVTIYDGHRIDRKEVDYSLQGSAASKIFRAFNALGTIAFSFGDAMLPEIQSSVREPVRMNMYKGVSTAYSIIVMSYWTLAFSGYWAFGSGVQPYILSSLTFPRWTIVMANLFAVIQITGCFQIYCRPTFAQFEQRIQAKDAGYRARMWRLVYTSAYMVVITLISAAMPFFGDFVSVCGAVGFTPLDFVLPALAFLKAGKLPENPGLRHAVKVITSAVAVLFSIVGALACIGAVRAIALDVKTYKFFHDM; this is translated from the exons atgtcgcCGGCGAGAGGTGgcacgccggaggaggagggcggtggcgccgacgtcgagaaggcggcggcggagacgggaGGTAGAGGCACGTGGAGGCACGCGGCGTTCCACGTGGCGACGACGATCGCCACGCCGGCGGCCTATGCTCCCCTCCCGTTTGCTCTTGCCTCCCTTGGCTGGCCTCTTG GTGTTTGTAGCTTGGTCACAGGAACACTAGTTACATGGTGTTCTAGCCTGGTTGTTGCCTCACTGTGGCAGTGGAATGGAGACAAGCACACCAGCTACAAGCTTCTTGCAAAGAGCATCTTTG GTCCCTGGGGTTACTGGTATGTGTCGTTCTTCCAGCAAGTGGCATCAATTGGAAACAACATTGCAATCCAGATTGCAGCTGGGAGCAGCCTCAAGGCTGTGTACAAGCACTACCACACCACTGATGATGGCGCCATGACCCTGCAACAGTTCATCATTCTCTTCGGCGCATTCGAGCTGTTACTCTCCCAGCTTCCTGACATCCACTCACTCCGGTGGGTCAATGCTGCCTGCACCGCTAGCACCATTGGATTTGCAGGGACAGCCATTGGTGTCACCATTTATGATG GGCATCGGATTGATCGGAAGGAAGTTGATTACAGTCTGCAAGGAAGCGCTGCATCAAAGATCTTCAGAGCCTTCAATGCACTGGGCACAATAGCATTCTCATTTGGGGATGCAATGCTGCCAGAAATTCAG AGCTCTGTGCGAGAACCGGTGAGGATGAACATGTACAAAGGCGTGTCGACGGCGTACTCGATCATCGTCATGTCCTACTGGACCCTGGCATTCAGTGGGTACTGGGCATTTGGCTCAGGAGTACAGCCCTACATCCTGTCCTCCCTGACTTTTCCAAGATGGACAATTGTGATGGCAAATCTATTTGCAGTCATTCAGATCACTGGTTGCTTTCAG ATATACTGCAGGCCGACATTCGCGCAATTTGAACAGCGGATTCAGGCGAAAGACGCAGGCTACAGAGCAAGGATGTGGAGGCTGGTGTATACCTCTGCATACATGGTGGTGATCACCCTCATCTCTGCAGCAATGCCATTCTTTGGGGACTTTGTGTCAGTCTGTGGAGCTGTTGGCTTTACCCCTCTGGACTTTGTGCTACCTGCACTGGCATTTCTGAAGGCCGGGAAGTTACCTGAAAACCCAGGATTACGCCATGCTGTGAAGGTGATCACCTCTGCTGTCGCTGTCTTGTTCTCCATTGTCGGAGCTCTGGCATGCATCGGCGCCGTCAGAGCGATCGCACTTGATGTCAAAACCTACAAATTCTTCCATGACATGTGA
- the LOC4348622 gene encoding exocyst complex component SEC15A produces the protein MTAQTKKRGGGESGNGGAGLGLAAFIANGEDLGPIVRHAFESGKPESLLQGLRSIVKMKEVEIEELCRVHYEEFILAVDELRGVLVDADELKGMLSGENLRLQEVASSLLLKLDELLELYSVNKNVEEALGMLKICLQVTSLCQMCNKDIAEARLHSALKSLELIEKDFLQNIPLKLLKKAVQKQIPIVKLYIEKKVCNEFNEWLVYIRRTAKEIGKVSISQASLARQKNEGIHSQQREAEDCSRIGFDEHAYALDLDLIGEEEVLEFDLTPVYRANYIHTCLGLGEKFREYYYNNRLMQLNLDLQIPTTQPFMESHQHFLAQIAGFFIVEDRVLRTADGLLSDSQVETMWGTAISKVTSILEEQFSRMDAANHLLLVKDYVTLLGATMKKYGYQTTSLLEILEKNRDKFYQLLLSDCRKKIDGIFTKDSYEQMIIKKENEYHMNVSAFQLEPIGVVPDFPYVAPFSSSVPDACLIVRSFIDDSVNYLSYDPMMDAYDVVKRYLDKLLIEVLNDGLLNLIHGGCLEITQMVQIAGNIAILEKSCDMFLFHAAQLCGVPRRLLDKPHSGLTARAVLKASQNAAYNGLIALANSKIDEFMLLLTSINWTPEETPEHVNDYMNEVVIYLHTLVSTAQNVFPREALYKVVCGAFSHISDSIMTVFLSDRVKRFNANAAAGIDIDLKKLEEFADDKFHSTGLSELRKETTFRDCLVEIRQLTDLLLSNQPENFMNPVIREKNFGSLDHKKVSIICDKFRDAPESLFGSLSGRSTVQSARKKSLDVLKRRLKDFS, from the coding sequence ATGACTGCTCAGACCAAGAAGAGGGGTGGCGGGGAGAGCGGGAACGGTGGCGCTGGCTTGGGCCTTGCTGCCTTCATCGCCAACGGCGAGGATCTGGGCCCTATCGTCCGCCACGCGTTCGAGTCCGGGAAGCCCGAGTCCCTCCTGCAAGGCCTCAGGAGCATCGTGAAAATGAAGGAGGTTGAGATTGAGGAGCTCTGTAGGGTCCACTACGAGGAGTTCATCCTTGCAGTCGATGAGCTCCGCGGCGTGTTGGTTGACGCCGATGAGCTTAAGGGTATGCTGTCCGGCGAAAACCTGCGCCTGCAAGAGGTTGCTAGCTCCCTGCTGTTGAAGCTTGATGAGCTTCTTGAGTTGTATTCAGTGAATAAGAATGTTGAGGAAGCCCTAGGGATGTTGAAGATCTGTTTGCAAGTCACCAGTCTGTGCCAGATGTGCAACAAGGACATTGCAGAAGCCAGGCTTCATTCTGCTTTGAAAAGTTTGGAGTTGATTGAGAAGGATTTTCTGCAAAATATTCCTCTAAAGCTTCTAAAAAAGGCTGTTCAGAAGCAAATACCAATTGTCAAGCTGTACATTGAGAAGAAAGTTTGCAATGAGTTTAATGAGTGGCTGGTGTATATCAGAAGGACAGCAAAGGAAATTGGTAAGGTTTCGATAAGCCAGGCATCCTTGGCTCGTCAGAAAAATGAGGGAATACATTCCCAACAGAGGGAAGCAGAGGACTGCAGCCGTATTGGGTTTGACGAGCATGCTTATGCCTTGGATTTGGATCTCATAGGTGAGGAGGAAGTACTGGAATTCGATCTTACACCAGTATACCGAGCAAACTACATTCACACATGCCTTGGTCTTGGGGAAAAATTCCGAGAATACTACTACAATAACAGGCTTATGCAACTTAATTTGGACCTGCAAATTCCCACGACACAACCGTTCATGGAGTCTCATCAGCACTTCCTTGCTCAGATAGCTGGGTTCTTTATTGTTGAGGACCGTGTCCTTCGAACTGCAGATGGGCTTCTTTCTGATAGTCAGGTTGAGACAATGTGGGGGACAGCTATTTCTAAGGTCACATCTATCTTAGAGGAACAGTTCTCTCGCATGGATGCTGCCAACCACCTCCTACTCGTAAAAGACTATGTCACTCTTCTGGGTGCAACCATGAAGAAGTATGGATACCAAACCACATCATTGCTTGAAATTCTTGAGAAGAATAGGGACAAATTCTATCAACTTCTTCTTTCTGATTGCCGGAAAAAGATAGATGGCATCTTCACTAAGGACTCATATGAGCAGATGATCATTAAGAAGGAAAATGAGTACCACATGAATGTTTCAGCATTTCAACTTGAACCCATTGGTGTAGTTCCGGATTTTCCATATGTTGCACCATTTTCCTCTTCAGTTCCAGATGCTTGCCTTATCGTGCGCTCTTTTATTGATGATTCTGTGAACTACTTGTCATATGATCCTATGATGGACGCCTATGATGTGGTGAAAAGATACCTAGACAAGCTCTTGATTGAGGTACTAAATGATGGCCTTCTGAATTTGATACATGGTGGTTGTTTGGAGATTACACAAATGGTGCAGATTGCAGGAAATATTGCCATTCTTGAGAAGTCCTGTGACATGTTCCTCTTTCATGCTGCCCAACTTTGTGGTGTTCCTAGGCGTCTTCTTGACAAGCCTCATTCCGGTTTGACTGCTAGAGCTGTGCTCAAAGCCTCTCAAAATGCAGCGTACAATGGGTTAATAGCCTTGGCCAATTCCAAGATTGACGAATTTATGTTGCTTTTGACTAGCATCAATTGGACACCAGAGGAAACTCCAGAACATGTGAATGACTACATGAATGAGGTCGTCATCTATCTTCACACGTTAGTGTCAACTGCACAGAATGTTTTTCCAAGGGAAGCCCTGTACAAGGTGGTTTGTGGGGCATTCAGCCACATCTCGGACTCGATAATGACAGTTTTTCTTAGTGATCGGGTGAAAAGGTTCAATGCTAATGCTGCCGCAGGTATTGACATTGACCTGAAAAAGTTAGAGGAATTTGCAGATGATAAATTCCACAGCACTGGGTTGTCAGAGCTGAGAAAAGAAACAACTTTCAGAGATTGCCTGGTCGAAATTAGGCAGCTCACCGATCTTCTGCTCAGCAACCAGCCAGAGAACTTCATGAACCCTGTAATCAGGGAGAAGAATTTTGGATCCTTGGATCATAAGAAGGTGTCTATCATCTGTGACAAGTTTAGAGATGCTCCGGAAAGCTTATTTGGGAGCCTTTCAGGCCGAAGTACAGTGCAAAGTGCTCGAAAGAAGTCCTTGGATGTGTTGAAGAGAAGGCTGAAGGATTTTAGCTGA
- the LOC4348623 gene encoding glutathione reductase, chloroplastic translates to MATAATLPSSSSSAAAAVQTISRVLSFPRRGGGGFLHLRRHPLAAAAAATRGRGPLLRLGPRRPFSASASAGDNGAAAGGDGGGCDYDYDLFTIGAGSGGMRASRVAASLYGARAAVCEMPFATVASDSLGGVGGTCVLRGCVPKKLLVYASKYSHEFEESHGFGWRYGTEPKHDWSTLMTNKNLELQRLVGVQTNMLKNSGVTIIEGRGKVVDPHTVSVDGKLYTAKNILIAVGGRPSMPDIPGIEHVIDSDAALDLPSRPEKIAIVGGGYIALEFAGIFNGLKSGVHVFIRQKKVLRGFDEEVRDFVADQMSLRGITFHTEETPQAVMKSDDGLLTLTTNKGSINGFSHVMFATGRKPNTKNLGLEEVGVKMDKHGAIVVDEFSRTSVDSIWAVGDVTNRVNLTPVALMEGGALARTIFGNEPTKPDYSAVPSAVFSQPPIGQVGLTEEKAIEKYGDVDVYTSNFRPLRATLSGLPDRVYMKVIVCANTNKVLGVHVCGEDAPEIIQGIAIAVKAGLMKQNFDATIGVHPTTAEELVTMRSPTRKVRRDAVDEAKMKDEATSQK, encoded by the exons atggcgacggcggcgaccctcccctcctcctcctcctccgccgccgccgcggtccaGACCATATCCCGCGTCCTCTCCttcccccgccgcggcggcgggggcttcctccacctccgccgccaccccctcgcggctgcggctgccgcCACCCGGGGCCGGGGCCCGCTCCTCCGCCTCGGCCCGCGCCGCCCgttctccgcctccgcctccgccggggATAACGGGGCCGCTGCGGGCGGCGATGGGGGTGGGTGCGACTACGACTACGACCTCTTCACCATCggcgccgggagcggcgggatgcgggcgtcgcgcgtcgccgcctccctctacggcgcccgcgccgccgtctgcgAGATGCCCTTCGCCACCGTCGCGTCCGACAgcctcggcggcgtcggcggaac ATGTGTGCTTCGTGGCTGTGTCCCAAAGAAACTGCTGGTGTATGCATCCAAATACTCTCATGAGTTTGAAGAGAGTCATGGCTTTGGGTGGAGGTATGGCACTGAGCCAAAGCATGACTGGAGCACTCTGATGACCAACAAGAATTTAGAGTTGCAGCGCTTGGTGGGGGTTCAGACAAACATGCTAAAGAATTCTGGGGTCACTATAATTGAAGGCCGTGGAAAG GTTGTTGATCCACATACTGTCAGTGTTGATGGAAAGCTTTATACTGCAAAAAACATACTCATTGCAGTTGGTGGTCGGCCATCCATGCCAGACATTCCAGGGATAGAGCATGTTATTGATTCAGATGCAGCATTGGACCTGCCTTCAAGACCTGAGAAGATTGCGATAGTAGGAGGAGGGTATATTGCTTTGGAGTTTGCTGGCATTTTCAATGGCTTAAAAAGTGGTGTTCATGTTTTCATCCGACAGAAGAAAGTACTGAGAGGCTTTGATGAGGAG GTCAGGGATTTTGTTGCCGATCAGATGTCTTTGAGGGGTATCACATTTCATACCGAAGAGACTCCTCAAGCAGTAATGAAATCAGACGATGGCTTGCTGACTCTGACGACAAACAAAGGAAGCATAAATGGGTTCTCACATGTAATGTTTGCAACAGGACGAAAACCAAATACAAAG AATTTGGGTCTAGAAGAGGTTGGGGTCAAAATGGACAAGCATGGTGCTATTGTG GTTGATGAGTTCTCTCGAACCTCAGTTGATTCTATATGGGCTGTGGGTGATGTTACTAACAGGGTGAACTTGACACCGGTTGCATTAATGGAAGGTGGGGCATTAGCAAGGACTATTTTTGGCAATGAACCTACAAAACCAGATTACAG TGCTGTGCCATCTGCGGTGTTTTCCCAACCTCCAATTGGACAAGTTGGACTCACTGAAGAGAAG GCGATCGAAAAGTATGGAGATGTTGATGTCTACACATCAAACTTCAGACCTCTCAGGGCCACTCTTTCTGGTCTACCTGATCGTGTATACATGAAGGTTATCGTGTGTGCTAATACTAACAAAGTTCTAGGAGTGCACGTGTGTGGTGAAGATGCACCCGAGATTATTCAG GGTATTGCAATTGCTGTAAAGGCTGGGTTGATGAAGCAAAACTTTGATGCCACCATAGGTGTCCACCCAACCACTGCAGAAGAACTTGTCACAATGAGAAGCCCGACTAGGAAGGTCCGGAGAGATGCTGTGGATGAG GCCAAAATGAAAGATGAGGCCACAAGTCAGAAGTAG